A window of the Megalopta genalis isolate 19385.01 chromosome 2, iyMegGena1_principal, whole genome shotgun sequence genome harbors these coding sequences:
- the LOC117228333 gene encoding uncharacterized protein LOC117228333: MALTTNPRDYPVTTAMITTTYSGTRTFDSLYPSPYNSPSYDSVKIPYGENFGHKGEHTPRKESEPAGYENEAVPKYSRTPDSYDRSSFGVLTPMTPQRYEPQHAISHTVSPRSMLHEENSVEYVPAAYCYETPPQEQKFQMLEKSKPMQMIAEPRRTCWEPVASAQKQLSPTNSPRRGRRRSRDVPPSPSVLKRRRLAANARERRRMNGLNDAFDKLREVVPSLGADHKLSKFETLQMAQTYIAALCDLLQRHDGKWQ, translated from the exons ATGGCCCTGACGACGAACCCGCGCGACTATCCGGTGACCACCGCGATGATAACGACCACGTACTCGGGCACGAGAACGTTCGATTCCTTGTACCCCTCGCCGTACAATTCCCCGAGCTATGATTCCGTGAAAATCCCGTACGGCGAGAACTTCGGGCACAAAGGTGAGCACACGCCGCGGAAAGAATCGGAGCCGGCCGGCTACGAGAACGAGGCGGTTCCGAAATACTCGAGAACCCCGGACTCGTACGACAGGAGTTCTTTCGGTGTGTTGACACCCATGACACCGCAGAG GTACGAACCACAGCACGCGATAAGTCACACGGTTTCTCCCAGGTCGATGTTACACGAAGAGAACTCCGTTGAATACGTCCCCGCGGCTTATTGCTACGAGACACCACCGCAGGAACAAAAATTTCAGATGCTTGAAAAGAGCAAGCCGATGCAGATGATCGCCGAACCGCGCAGGACTTGTTGGGAACCTGTCGCGTCCGCGCAG AAGCAATTGTCGCCGACGAACAGCCCGCGGCGTGGAAGACGACGATCACGGGACGTGCCACCCTCGCCGAGCGTCTTGAAGCGGCGACGTCTCGCGGCGAATGCGCGGGAAAGACGCCGGATGAACGGTCTGAACGACGCTTTCGACAAATTGAGGGAAGTCGTCCCGAGCCTGGGTGCCGATCACAAGCTCAGCAAGTTCGAGACGTTGCAAATGGCGCAAACGTACATCGCGGCGCTGTGCGATCTTCTCCAGAGACACGATGGAAAATGGCAATAA